A stretch of DNA from Deltaproteobacteria bacterium:
TTTATTGACAAAACAATCCCAAAAGAGGTACTGACCAGGGTTCTCAATGCCGGAAGGCTTGCCCCCTCGGCGGTCAACCTTCAGCCCTGGCGGTTTATCGTGATTCGGGAACCGGTAACCAAAATGGAGTTGGTCGAATGTACCCGAGGCGGCAAGCATACCCACCTGGGCATGGGGGACGTTATCCTCGTTGCCTGTGGAAACGAGAAGGAGTGCTACCAGCGCCAGGGAAACTACATGAAAACCTTTGCCATCGACGTGGCGATCGCCCTGGAGCAGATGATACTCGCAGCCACGGCGGAAGGGCTCGGAACCTGCTGGATCGGCGCCTTCGATGAAGAAAAGGTCAAGACCCTCCTCGACATCCCCGATCCCTGGCGGGTGGTCGCCATGACCCCCCTGGGGTATCCTGATGAATCCCCCCCCGACCGGGGAAGAAAATCATTGGACGAGATCGTCTGTTATGAAAGATGGGAAGCTTATTAGAGAAAAGGCCGCCACGGGTAAATCGGCGCTACACGCTCTGTGCCTCAGATTTTCCCCTGTGACGCCCCGTGTTCCCCCGTGGTAGAGGCTTTTGTGTTTTGACTCTGTGCCTTTGTGCCTCTGCCCCTTTGCACCTTCGCCTTTCGCCTCTGCAGCGGACGTTACCCCTCCCGATACAGAAGACACCGGACCCGACGGTTGCCCCCCAGGGCGACCAGGGGAGGGGCGACCTTGTCGCAGAGTTCAAGACGCTCGGGACAACGGGGATGAAAAAGACAGCCCGGCGGCGGAGCGGCAGCCGTGGGAATCTCTCCGGTGATCCGGATCCGTTTCTTCTTCTTCGTCGGGTCCGGAACCGGGATCGCAGAGAGGAGCACCCGCGTATAGGGGTGTAACGGCTCCCGATAGAGATCGTCCCGATCCGCCTCCTCCATGATCTTGCCCAGGTACATCACCGCCACCCGGTCGCAGAGATATTCGACCACACTCAGATCGTGAGAGATAAAAAGATAGGTCAGGTGATAACGCTCCTTCAAGTCCTGGAGCAGGTTCAACACCTGTGCCCGGATCGAAACATCCAGAGCGGAAACCGGTTCATCGGCCAC
This window harbors:
- a CDS encoding nitroreductase, with protein sequence MKLHEAIRQRRSIRSFIDKTIPKEVLTRVLNAGRLAPSAVNLQPWRFIVIREPVTKMELVECTRGGKHTHLGMGDVILVACGNEKECYQRQGNYMKTFAIDVAIALEQMILAATAEGLGTCWIGAFDEEKVKTLLDIPDPWRVVAMTPLGYPDESPPDRGRKSLDEIVCYERWEAY